From Pseudoxanthomonas sp. YR558, the proteins below share one genomic window:
- a CDS encoding carbon-nitrogen hydrolase, with the protein MNRTTLPVALIQEKNHGDADANLSVIEARVAEAAKRGARLVLLQELHNGAYFCQHESVQEFDLAEPIPGPSTERLGKLAKQHGVVLVSSLFERRAAGLYHNTAVVYEKDGSIAGKYRKMHIPDDPGFYEKFYFTPGDIGFTPIDTSVGRLGVLVCWDQWYPEAARLMALAGADLLLYPTAIGWDPDDEQAEKNRQRDAWVLSHRGHAVANGLPVLSCNRVGHEASPLGASGIQFWGNSHVLGPQGEFIAEAGGDETILMADVDLQRSEHVRRIWPFLRDRRIDAYGDLLKRYID; encoded by the coding sequence ATGAACCGCACCACCCTGCCCGTCGCCTTGATCCAGGAAAAGAACCACGGCGATGCCGACGCCAACCTGTCGGTGATCGAAGCGCGCGTGGCCGAAGCCGCCAAGCGCGGCGCGCGGCTCGTGCTGCTGCAGGAACTGCACAACGGCGCCTACTTCTGCCAGCACGAATCGGTACAGGAGTTCGACCTGGCCGAACCCATCCCCGGCCCGAGCACCGAGCGCCTGGGCAAGCTCGCCAAGCAGCACGGCGTGGTGCTCGTGTCGTCGCTGTTCGAGCGCCGTGCCGCGGGGCTGTACCACAACACCGCCGTGGTCTACGAAAAGGACGGGAGCATCGCGGGCAAGTACCGCAAGATGCACATCCCGGACGACCCGGGTTTCTACGAGAAGTTCTACTTCACACCGGGCGACATCGGCTTCACGCCGATCGACACCTCCGTCGGCCGCCTGGGCGTGCTGGTGTGCTGGGACCAGTGGTATCCGGAAGCCGCGCGCCTGATGGCGCTGGCCGGCGCGGACCTGCTGCTGTATCCCACCGCGATCGGCTGGGATCCGGACGACGAACAGGCCGAGAAGAACCGCCAGCGCGATGCGTGGGTCCTGAGCCATCGCGGCCATGCGGTCGCCAACGGTTTGCCGGTCCTGAGCTGCAATCGCGTCGGCCACGAAGCCTCGCCGCTCGGGGCCTCCGGCATCCAGTTCTGGGGCAACAGCCATGTGCTTGGCCCACAGGGCGAGTTCATCGCCGAAGCCGGTGGCGACGAGACCATCCTGATGGCCGACGTCGACCTGCAACGTAGCGAGCACGTGCGTCGCATCTGGCCGTTCCTGCGCGATCGCCGCATTGATGCGTACGGCGACCTCCTCAAGCGCTACATCGACTGA
- a CDS encoding MFS transporter, whose protein sequence is MPHAPDLTQRSALTRLLSRLFNVAPHEAPAVGAGLLMFFLLFAGYFMLRPIRETMGVTGGVDNLQWLFTGTFVATLIVLPVFGWIASKVSRRRILPWVFGAVVASLLAFGLAMLVRPDDVWLARGFYIWVSVINLLLISLAWSVLADVLASSEAKRLFALIASGASLGGLAGPLLTTLLVGSLGHGGLMLLSALLMGASGATALWLHQWRDAHPLPYGGVSTAEQRRAPLGGNPFAGATEVFKSPYLAGIALFVLLLATVTTFLYFEQAKLVEQLFPDKEQQTRVFGTIDTVVQALAILSQLFITGRIAQRLGVGVLLVAVPLVMAAGFLWLALAPVFGVFVVVMVARRAGEYAFVRPGREMLYTIVPPGQKYKAKNFIDTVVYRGGDALSGWVKRALDVLAEHPAAAMLIGTGVALAWAMTGLVLGRQHRRRERAATS, encoded by the coding sequence GGCTATTTCATGTTGCGGCCGATCCGGGAAACGATGGGCGTCACCGGGGGCGTGGACAACCTGCAGTGGTTGTTCACCGGCACCTTCGTGGCCACGCTCATCGTGCTGCCGGTGTTCGGCTGGATCGCGTCGAAGGTGTCGCGCCGCCGCATCCTGCCCTGGGTGTTCGGTGCGGTCGTCGCCAGCCTGCTGGCGTTCGGACTGGCCATGCTGGTCCGACCTGACGACGTGTGGCTGGCACGCGGCTTCTATATCTGGGTGTCGGTGATCAACCTGCTGCTGATCTCGCTCGCGTGGAGCGTGCTCGCCGATGTACTGGCCAGCAGCGAGGCCAAGCGCCTGTTCGCCCTGATCGCCAGCGGTGCGAGCCTGGGCGGCTTGGCGGGTCCACTACTGACGACGCTGCTGGTCGGCAGCCTGGGGCATGGGGGGCTGATGCTGCTGTCGGCGCTGCTGATGGGCGCGAGTGGCGCGACCGCGCTGTGGCTGCACCAGTGGCGCGATGCGCACCCGCTGCCGTACGGTGGAGTCAGCACCGCCGAGCAACGACGTGCGCCGCTGGGTGGGAACCCGTTCGCGGGTGCCACCGAAGTTTTCAAGTCGCCGTACCTCGCCGGCATTGCGCTGTTCGTGTTGCTGCTGGCGACGGTGACGACCTTCCTCTATTTCGAACAGGCCAAACTGGTGGAGCAGCTGTTCCCCGACAAGGAGCAGCAGACCCGCGTCTTCGGCACGATCGATACCGTCGTGCAGGCGCTGGCCATCCTCAGCCAGTTGTTCATCACCGGCCGCATCGCCCAGCGGCTCGGCGTGGGTGTGCTGCTGGTGGCGGTGCCGCTGGTGATGGCGGCAGGCTTCCTCTGGCTTGCGCTCGCGCCGGTGTTCGGCGTGTTCGTGGTGGTGATGGTCGCGCGCCGCGCCGGCGAGTACGCCTTCGTCCGCCCGGGCCGCGAGATGCTCTACACCATCGTGCCGCCGGGGCAGAAATACAAAGCCAAGAACTTCATCGACACCGTGGTGTACCGCGGTGGCGATGCACTGAGCGGCTGGGTGAAGCGAGCGCTGGACGTGCTCGCCGAGCACCCTGCTGCCGCCATGCTGATCGGCACCGGGGTGGCGCTGGCATGGGCCATGACCGGCCTCGTGCTGGGCCGCCAGCACCGCCGTCGCGAGCGGGCCGCGACGTCCTGA